Proteins encoded within one genomic window of Gloeobacter kilaueensis JS1:
- a CDS encoding RAMP superfamily CRISPR-associated protein, protein MDSNKVPQLFRAQVEGRCQLQNPRTDDAQRWAYEWIAKADRRAPAFSRTVRQRRYRITWRFVTNGGQDDGVIRPVLGARGWPYYPGSSMKGAFRSACRQAAPDKVIRYCGGSDGQGGWRPGILRFHGGYPANADWQQRERLVDLVHPQEGVQVEASSSRHSAFALFSLYRPELRFALSSNKPLEDVEWTEIWSIWEKALSHGIGSRVSAGYGRVVREQDGERELLVADPLVSVHLTGQGQASYLLTKASPRPAEFRPNMFKAALRGHTRRLFGGFVDEATAEELTYELWGGIQGKAKAGLLGVVFNGEAELGTHGRGSFAVPTYTVKDGWLRVVQTRDIPDERCHELIKLVARLMQFSLLLGGFGKSWRRVDHRLFYPQYYTDSNKPLIGCHWKLSEKKLHPVYVTINDLQDVGKAIEKIRNQCHRWIMSHPNIKLREKPCHWREAWHADKVQVWGRVASDKADSRAVSWFHGPYQNQATIKGSELTGRLGAIGRIWHRMYPRVIREADHLVAKPEFVELLTLFPDSSQQTQRFINFLATPQSGFTKLWPFEE, encoded by the coding sequence ATGGATAGCAACAAGGTGCCCCAGTTATTTCGGGCACAGGTAGAAGGGCGTTGTCAGCTGCAGAATCCGCGTACAGATGATGCCCAGCGCTGGGCCTACGAGTGGATAGCGAAAGCCGATCGCCGTGCTCCTGCCTTTAGTCGTACCGTCCGTCAGCGGCGCTACCGGATCACCTGGCGCTTTGTCACCAATGGTGGTCAGGACGACGGTGTGATCCGTCCGGTACTAGGTGCGCGGGGCTGGCCCTACTATCCCGGTTCGAGCATGAAGGGGGCGTTTCGCAGCGCCTGTCGTCAGGCCGCTCCTGATAAAGTTATCCGCTACTGCGGGGGCAGTGACGGTCAGGGTGGATGGCGTCCGGGTATTCTGCGATTCCATGGTGGGTACCCGGCCAACGCTGACTGGCAACAACGTGAGCGTCTCGTCGATCTCGTACATCCACAGGAGGGTGTGCAGGTAGAGGCCAGCAGCAGCAGACACAGTGCCTTTGCACTTTTCTCGTTGTACCGTCCAGAATTGCGCTTTGCTCTCTCCAGCAACAAGCCTCTCGAAGATGTTGAGTGGACAGAGATCTGGTCGATTTGGGAAAAAGCACTCAGCCACGGCATCGGTTCACGGGTGAGTGCTGGCTATGGTCGTGTTGTGAGAGAGCAGGATGGTGAGCGCGAACTGCTGGTAGCTGATCCACTTGTCAGTGTGCATTTGACCGGGCAGGGGCAGGCATCCTATCTGCTCACCAAAGCGAGTCCGAGACCGGCAGAGTTTCGTCCCAACATGTTCAAAGCGGCTTTACGCGGACACACCCGACGTCTGTTTGGGGGATTCGTAGATGAGGCAACTGCTGAGGAGTTGACATACGAACTGTGGGGAGGCATCCAGGGCAAGGCAAAAGCTGGTTTATTGGGAGTAGTCTTTAATGGCGAGGCTGAACTGGGTACCCATGGCCGTGGTTCTTTTGCAGTACCAACCTATACCGTTAAAGACGGCTGGCTTCGCGTTGTCCAGACTAGAGACATCCCCGATGAACGCTGTCACGAGCTAATCAAATTAGTTGCGCGCCTGATGCAATTCAGCCTGCTACTAGGAGGTTTTGGCAAATCGTGGCGACGGGTGGATCATCGGCTTTTTTATCCGCAATACTACACCGATAGCAACAAGCCTCTCATTGGCTGCCATTGGAAATTATCGGAAAAAAAACTTCATCCTGTCTACGTAACAATTAATGACTTACAAGATGTTGGAAAGGCAATCGAGAAAATCCGAAATCAGTGCCACAGGTGGATAATGAGCCATCCCAACATCAAGCTGCGTGAAAAGCCTTGCCACTGGCGCGAAGCTTGGCACGCAGATAAGGTGCAGGTTTGGGGACGAGTTGCTTCTGATAAAGCTGATAGTCGGGCGGTATCCTGGTTTCATGGTCCCTATCAAAACCAGGCGACCATCAAAGGCTCGGAATTAACTGGGAGGCTCGGCGCAATCGGTCGCATCTGGCACCGAATGTACCCTAGAGTGATCAGGGAAGCGGACCATTTAGTAGCAAAGCCTGAGTTTGTCGAACTGTTGACTCTATTCCCCGATTCAAGCCAACAAACTCAAAGATTTATCAACTTTCTCGCTACTCCCCAAAGTGGTTTTACCAAGCTCTGGCCTTTTGAGGAATAA
- a CDS encoding HipA domain-containing protein has protein sequence MALYLIGLNLDSPTAHYRAERGYLVQLLRGIYVDATDDVDAVVLQHAVRIAKYLYPNTYLSAASAILLGPTADGRLFLSGRRKQRTRIRTLEIIQNQAPAYPSVAPTLVKDSLGEISVDVSAIRQSLLEAFRRRSEQSASIDPAMKQALVERLVSEYGSPSKAADAVWALARENQWYREGEEAEQWLLRQPPIVVSNAETGITFHITWHGVPLGRLRNDGFEWRWLLEKVDLISPVRDTVPGQLPPFISSLLPEGWTEEVLQTDDEREVLLGGRRYLSNIAIVDDLAKLASLPVDVLDGRLARWMQEGRFVGAYAGPGRGHIAKGFEWAVAELYRDRDTPRLSGVQIKAPMYLNALGQLLDARGRPFTHILKPAGAAGFEATPIVEWTALELAKRMEFVVPAHALVEMPEQLPPALVVERFDIRCGLEDNQQLYCQEDFCSLLNISSAKKYGSTIEQVAKTLRSVSTEPEADLLLLWRRALFAWLIADGDMHLKNLAVLRIAVPGERSFLSVRLAPVYDTLTTRVFPGMAQDRMALKLNGKNDRLQASDFLTLARTIGIKVSTAEQALAQMTSKLASAVRDICLPALAYYGPQGLEKFTQLQQIVETRCKKMA, from the coding sequence GTGGCCCTGTACCTGATCGGCCTCAATCTGGACAGCCCCACGGCCCATTACAGGGCTGAGCGCGGCTACCTTGTGCAACTGCTCCGTGGAATCTACGTCGATGCTACGGATGACGTGGATGCAGTCGTTCTGCAACACGCCGTCCGGATTGCAAAGTATCTCTACCCCAACACCTATCTATCGGCAGCGAGTGCCATTCTGCTTGGTCCTACCGCTGACGGTCGTCTTTTCCTGTCGGGCAGGCGCAAGCAGCGCACGCGCATCAGGACACTGGAGATTATCCAGAATCAGGCACCAGCCTACCCCTCCGTGGCACCCACGCTTGTGAAAGATTCGCTGGGAGAGATAAGCGTCGATGTATCGGCAATTCGTCAAAGTTTGTTGGAAGCATTTCGACGCCGCAGCGAACAGTCAGCCTCCATCGATCCAGCAATGAAGCAGGCGCTTGTCGAGCGGCTCGTCAGCGAATATGGCAGTCCGTCTAAAGCAGCAGATGCCGTTTGGGCTCTGGCCCGTGAGAACCAGTGGTACAGGGAAGGCGAGGAAGCGGAGCAATGGCTGCTGCGCCAGCCACCGATCGTCGTCAGCAATGCCGAGACAGGCATCACCTTTCATATCACCTGGCACGGTGTGCCCCTCGGGCGGTTGCGCAACGACGGCTTCGAGTGGCGCTGGCTGCTGGAGAAAGTGGATCTCATCTCTCCGGTCCGAGATACTGTGCCAGGACAACTGCCGCCGTTTATCAGTTCGCTTCTGCCGGAGGGCTGGACTGAGGAGGTGCTGCAGACCGACGACGAGCGGGAAGTTCTGCTCGGTGGTCGCCGGTACCTGTCCAACATTGCGATTGTCGATGATCTGGCAAAGCTTGCCAGCCTGCCTGTCGATGTGCTCGATGGCAGGCTCGCTCGCTGGATGCAGGAAGGACGATTTGTTGGTGCCTACGCGGGTCCAGGCAGAGGACACATTGCCAAAGGATTCGAGTGGGCAGTGGCTGAACTGTATCGGGATAGAGACACCCCACGCCTTTCAGGTGTACAGATCAAGGCTCCGATGTACCTGAATGCCTTGGGACAATTACTCGATGCGCGAGGGCGGCCATTCACGCACATCTTGAAGCCTGCGGGTGCAGCAGGATTCGAGGCCACTCCGATTGTCGAGTGGACAGCGCTCGAACTGGCGAAGCGTATGGAGTTTGTTGTGCCGGCACACGCCCTGGTGGAGATGCCGGAGCAGCTACCACCGGCACTGGTGGTGGAGCGCTTTGACATTCGGTGCGGACTGGAAGACAACCAGCAGTTATATTGCCAGGAGGACTTCTGTTCGCTGCTGAACATCTCCAGTGCCAAGAAGTATGGTTCGACCATCGAGCAGGTGGCAAAAACCCTGCGCTCCGTCTCGACCGAGCCGGAAGCAGATCTGCTCCTGCTCTGGCGCAGAGCCCTGTTTGCCTGGCTGATTGCCGATGGAGACATGCATCTAAAGAACCTTGCAGTACTAAGAATCGCTGTACCTGGCGAGCGGTCGTTTCTGTCTGTGCGTCTGGCCCCGGTATACGATACCCTCACTACCCGAGTCTTCCCAGGGATGGCTCAGGACCGTATGGCTTTGAAACTCAACGGCAAGAACGACAGATTGCAGGCCAGCGATTTTCTCACCCTGGCAAGAACCATCGGGATCAAAGTGTCAACTGCCGAGCAGGCGCTCGCACAGATGACGAGCAAACTGGCCAGTGCAGTTCGGGACATCTGCCTTCCTGCCCTGGCCTACTACGGCCCCCAGGGATTGGAGAAATTTACCCAACTTCAGCAGATCGTTGAAACTCGCTGCAAAAAAATGGCCTGA
- a CDS encoding aspartate aminotransferase family protein — translation MHTYARFPVVFERGEGCYLEDSEGRRYLDFVAGIATCALGHAHPVLGAAIAEQARTLIHVSNLYYTRQQGELARWLTDNSVADQVFFCNSGAEANEGAIKLARKYGRTVLGIAEPQIISTHLSFHGRTLATVTATGQPKYQKHFHPLVPGFVHVPYNDFDALRAQVTDATCAVLIEPIQGEGGVMPGDVDFFRKLRRFCSEQRILLILDEVQTGMGRTGKLWGYEHLGIEPDIFTLAKALGGGVPIGALCAKAEFSLFEPGDHASTFGGNPLACAAGLAVCQTLEAEALVENARVRGEQLAAGLKRIAERFGSLVRLSRGRGLMQGLVLVAPRAAEVVRLAMDEGLLLVSAGPEVVRLVPPLIVSAIEIDEALAILEGVLARLPVTVTA, via the coding sequence ATGCACACTTACGCTCGCTTTCCAGTCGTCTTCGAGCGCGGCGAAGGGTGCTATCTCGAGGACAGTGAAGGACGACGCTACCTCGATTTCGTCGCCGGTATCGCCACCTGTGCCCTCGGACATGCCCACCCGGTCCTGGGTGCCGCTATTGCCGAGCAGGCCCGCACGCTCATCCACGTCTCAAATCTTTATTACACCCGCCAGCAGGGTGAACTGGCCCGTTGGCTCACTGACAATTCGGTGGCCGATCAAGTCTTCTTCTGCAACTCGGGAGCCGAGGCCAACGAAGGGGCGATCAAGCTCGCCCGCAAGTATGGCCGCACTGTCCTGGGCATCGCCGAGCCGCAGATTATCAGCACCCACCTGAGCTTTCATGGCCGCACCCTGGCGACTGTCACCGCCACCGGCCAGCCCAAATATCAAAAGCACTTCCATCCCCTCGTTCCCGGTTTCGTCCACGTTCCCTACAACGACTTCGACGCCCTGCGCGCCCAGGTCACCGATGCCACCTGCGCCGTGCTCATCGAACCCATCCAGGGTGAGGGGGGTGTGATGCCGGGAGACGTCGATTTCTTCCGCAAGCTGCGGCGCTTCTGCAGCGAACAGCGCATCCTGCTCATCCTCGATGAAGTGCAGACGGGCATGGGGCGCACCGGCAAACTCTGGGGCTACGAGCACCTGGGTATCGAACCGGACATCTTCACCCTCGCCAAAGCCCTCGGCGGTGGTGTGCCGATCGGGGCTCTGTGTGCAAAGGCCGAATTTTCGCTCTTCGAGCCCGGCGATCACGCGAGCACCTTCGGGGGCAATCCCCTTGCCTGCGCGGCGGGACTGGCGGTCTGCCAGACCCTCGAAGCGGAAGCGCTGGTCGAAAATGCCAGGGTGCGCGGTGAACAGCTCGCCGCCGGTCTCAAGCGCATCGCCGAGCGCTTCGGTAGCCTCGTGCGCCTCAGCCGGGGCCGGGGGTTGATGCAAGGTTTGGTCCTTGTCGCCCCCCGCGCCGCCGAAGTCGTTCGCCTGGCGATGGACGAGGGTCTGCTGCTGGTAAGTGCCGGACCCGAAGTCGTCCGCCTGGTGCCGCCTTTGATCGTGAGTGCCATCGAGATCGACGAAGCCCTCGCCATCCTCGAAGGCGTGCTCGCCCGGCTGCCGGTGACGGTGACGGCCTGA
- a CDS encoding DUF1517 domain-containing protein yields MARITSLMRGVLAGGLALGLLLSGTGSFQSSDVAWARGSSGGRIGGGSFRSAPRSYAPAPRYAPGGGYGGGYYSPGPVVPVPVPIPFGGGYGYGYGYGGGFGLSSIFVIVIVVGAGLFFLRFIRRNAAGVGDYGGYDGEPIDSGKIDVFRLQVALLATAKQLQRDLIRLAEQSDTSTPEGLTRLNQEVTLALLRNPEYWVYAKSDAQELPRLQAESQFNRLALAERTKYTDEVVSKTGSTGLVQKKFDGENPDEVAEYIVVTLLVATEDGAPRLLNVRSSDDLRQALTILGSLSSEQIVAVEVVWSPADENDTLTSDELLTQYTDLVRL; encoded by the coding sequence ATGGCTCGGATCACATCCTTGATGCGCGGCGTTCTGGCCGGTGGCCTGGCGCTCGGATTGTTGCTCAGCGGCACCGGCAGCTTTCAAAGCAGCGACGTTGCCTGGGCACGCGGTTCTTCGGGCGGACGCATCGGCGGCGGCTCCTTCCGCTCTGCGCCGCGCAGCTATGCTCCCGCGCCGCGCTACGCGCCAGGGGGCGGTTACGGCGGCGGCTACTACAGTCCGGGACCGGTGGTGCCGGTGCCGGTGCCCATTCCCTTCGGCGGCGGCTACGGCTACGGTTATGGCTACGGCGGCGGCTTCGGCCTTTCGAGCATCTTTGTGATCGTGATCGTCGTCGGGGCGGGATTGTTTTTCTTGCGCTTCATCCGCCGCAACGCTGCCGGAGTGGGCGATTACGGCGGCTACGACGGTGAGCCCATCGACTCGGGCAAGATCGATGTCTTCCGGCTGCAGGTGGCCCTCCTTGCCACCGCCAAACAGCTCCAGCGCGACTTGATTCGCCTCGCCGAACAATCTGACACCAGTACGCCCGAAGGACTGACCCGCCTCAACCAGGAAGTCACCCTCGCCCTTCTGCGCAACCCCGAGTACTGGGTCTACGCCAAGAGCGACGCGCAGGAGCTGCCCCGATTGCAGGCTGAATCGCAGTTCAACCGCCTCGCCCTCGCCGAGCGCACCAAGTACACCGACGAGGTGGTGAGCAAGACCGGCAGCACCGGCTTAGTCCAGAAAAAATTTGACGGCGAGAATCCTGACGAGGTGGCCGAATACATCGTCGTGACGCTCTTAGTGGCGACCGAGGACGGGGCACCGCGCCTGCTGAATGTGCGCAGCTCCGACGATCTGCGTCAGGCTCTCACCATTTTGGGCAGCCTCTCCAGCGAACAGATCGTCGCCGTCGAGGTGGTCTGGTCCCCGGCGGACGAAAACGACACCCTCACCTCCGATGAGCTGTTGACCCAGTACACCGATTTGGTGCGGCTGTAG
- a CDS encoding Cas10/Cmr2 second palm domain-containing protein, giving the protein MYTVFTFAPVQGFIEKSRKLRDLYGASIILSYLTFRLTEKAEAAEGVQVISPGMPNVQEGMPNRIVLSGVVTVEEYQKAFFENWRRMLREVRDWIERQLPAYEYCWRDEWQHWGNHAWEFFWGQGASVPEAVNDLEARKLARSWTGINWTGESSSLSGTDAIAWPGLGRVVDVRSRKLNQEKQQIQLFYSELAKRLDPQGEGKFLAENEQLSIPELTKRLVTRHDLARSLGMTELEAGFTDLAREQDKGTWTGWLMGDGDKIGNYLKDLARSEDGGALRHFSEAMREWGRSFARDFAQEKLGRVIYAGGDDFLAVFYRPQKKLLPGEVIDWLCNFPKIWRQHGQKVTVSAGFVWAAPRVPQRDVLQHCREAEQLSKAAGRDRLTLRVVFNSGQYVQWTCPWEYLKTLMERRNQVDWTRLYKDLAELQARHAFEENHESADPRVALALFDIYFPRQGEYLNAHRTLVHKDKFSGQAINSWISDLIRVGWHLCSNT; this is encoded by the coding sequence TTGTATACTGTCTTCACCTTTGCCCCCGTTCAAGGATTCATCGAAAAATCCCGAAAACTCCGAGACCTTTACGGTGCTTCAATCATCCTTTCGTATCTCACCTTCCGGTTGACCGAGAAGGCCGAAGCAGCTGAAGGTGTGCAGGTCATTTCTCCTGGAATGCCAAATGTGCAGGAAGGAATGCCGAATCGCATCGTCCTCAGTGGAGTCGTGACAGTCGAAGAATATCAGAAAGCATTCTTTGAGAACTGGCGGCGGATGTTGCGGGAAGTGCGCGACTGGATCGAGCGGCAACTACCTGCTTATGAGTACTGCTGGCGCGACGAATGGCAGCACTGGGGCAACCATGCCTGGGAGTTTTTCTGGGGGCAGGGAGCTTCTGTGCCTGAGGCTGTGAACGACCTGGAGGCACGTAAGCTCGCTCGCAGTTGGACAGGAATCAACTGGACGGGAGAAAGTTCGAGCCTATCGGGTACTGACGCCATAGCCTGGCCAGGTCTTGGCCGAGTGGTGGATGTGCGCAGCCGGAAGCTGAATCAAGAAAAACAGCAAATTCAATTGTTTTACTCGGAGCTTGCTAAGCGACTCGATCCACAAGGGGAAGGCAAATTTCTGGCTGAAAACGAACAGCTCAGCATTCCAGAGCTTACCAAGCGACTGGTCACGCGCCACGATCTCGCCCGCTCATTGGGAATGACCGAACTAGAAGCGGGTTTTACTGATCTCGCTCGTGAGCAGGACAAGGGTACCTGGACTGGTTGGCTGATGGGTGATGGTGACAAGATCGGCAACTATCTAAAGGATCTTGCCCGATCAGAGGACGGGGGTGCATTGCGGCACTTTAGCGAGGCTATGCGCGAGTGGGGCAGGAGCTTCGCCCGAGATTTTGCTCAAGAAAAACTTGGCCGAGTAATATATGCAGGTGGCGATGACTTCCTGGCTGTCTTCTACCGGCCCCAGAAGAAATTGTTGCCTGGAGAAGTAATAGATTGGCTGTGCAATTTCCCAAAAATCTGGAGGCAACACGGTCAGAAAGTAACTGTAAGTGCTGGATTTGTTTGGGCGGCTCCCAGGGTTCCCCAGCGCGATGTGCTCCAGCACTGTCGTGAGGCGGAGCAGCTCTCCAAAGCCGCTGGTCGGGATCGCCTCACTCTGCGGGTGGTCTTCAACAGCGGACAGTACGTCCAGTGGACTTGCCCGTGGGAGTACCTGAAGACACTGATGGAACGTCGCAATCAGGTTGATTGGACACGACTATACAAAGATCTCGCCGAACTGCAAGCTCGTCACGCCTTTGAAGAGAATCACGAATCTGCCGATCCTCGCGTGGCTCTTGCCCTTTTTGACATATATTTTCCAAGGCAGGGAGAGTACTTAAACGCTCATCGCACACTCGTACACAAAGACAAATTCTCAGGCCAAGCGATCAATTCCTGGATTTCGGATCTCATTCGCGTAGGGTGGCATCTGTGTTCCAATACGTAA
- a CDS encoding type III-B CRISPR module-associated Cmr3 family protein produces the protein MFQYVITVEPLGLLYGSAGAFLSPANLVGRAGRRFPPDAPTLSGLYYNGASEALRRELGEKLHLAGPFWAEQEDPLNFYVPIPWTRVVGEDSSDEWTIADHHWQRTDPDLKPAYRWQPINSWKAPLRNLQKNQARKDPWQFVPALHPHLKDDERCVPEQDGLFLENAAQMCPGTCLVYLASHPLSAGWYRFGGESHVVQIGCRDLPERSKAMALLAEPIDRAFALLTPGIWGSNRFSLRHPQHPDFPKPVLMLTEKPVPFRYRIAEQLGRGRYAVPAGSVYVLSQPLDQPWRDWNSDWFPREGHSYKRWGCGLALPLEIEGLQTLQGV, from the coding sequence GTGTTCCAATACGTAATCACCGTTGAACCCCTTGGCCTACTGTATGGAAGTGCCGGGGCATTTCTGTCGCCTGCGAATCTGGTAGGCCGGGCTGGTCGGCGCTTCCCACCGGACGCTCCCACTCTCTCGGGTCTTTATTACAACGGTGCGTCCGAGGCACTGCGGCGTGAGTTGGGTGAAAAGCTGCATCTGGCTGGCCCCTTCTGGGCTGAGCAAGAGGATCCGCTCAACTTCTATGTACCCATTCCCTGGACTCGAGTCGTTGGCGAAGACAGCAGCGATGAGTGGACAATTGCCGATCACCACTGGCAACGCACCGACCCTGACCTCAAGCCTGCTTATCGCTGGCAACCGATCAATAGCTGGAAGGCTCCTCTGCGCAACCTACAGAAGAATCAAGCCAGGAAGGATCCCTGGCAGTTCGTGCCCGCTCTGCATCCGCATTTGAAAGACGACGAGCGCTGCGTGCCCGAGCAGGACGGTTTGTTTCTAGAAAATGCTGCGCAGATGTGCCCTGGCACTTGCCTGGTCTACCTGGCCAGCCATCCGCTCTCGGCGGGTTGGTACCGCTTCGGCGGTGAGAGTCACGTTGTACAGATTGGCTGTCGCGACTTGCCGGAACGTTCAAAGGCGATGGCTCTATTGGCTGAGCCCATCGATCGGGCTTTCGCTCTGCTGACTCCGGGGATCTGGGGATCGAACCGCTTTTCACTGCGCCATCCGCAACACCCCGATTTTCCCAAACCAGTGCTGATGCTCACTGAAAAGCCGGTGCCGTTTCGTTATCGCATCGCCGAGCAATTGGGGCGCGGACGATACGCGGTGCCCGCCGGGAGTGTCTATGTTCTAAGTCAGCCGCTAGACCAACCCTGGCGTGACTGGAACAGCGACTGGTTTCCGCGAGAAGGCCATAGCTACAAGCGCTGGGGCTGCGGCCTGGCCCTGCCCCTCGAAATAGAAGGACTGCAAACCCTCCAAGGAGTCTGA
- a CDS encoding RAMP superfamily CRISPR-associated protein — MYSRAYGVIEALAPLHVGASAGEESGNLNLIFRDQFTQTGIVPGSSIRGRLRAEMRQAGEQDEQEWYGRGTDAGRTDGMSESAVKFEYASLIWLPVFCPGQPIVWVSCPRLLARYQRIAGMQGELPRPYTGSKDLQGIDGKDVLFFNLGFLTLKRKEDLSAWFPERRARPAVVVEDSDMAVIHDMALYRQSRVKLHDEVKVVDGGAFFNVEALPEETLLVFPVAIKPTTNGKTWQPFSDGMSAEIYLGGLESIGFGHCRVTIYGV, encoded by the coding sequence ATGTATAGTCGCGCCTATGGCGTCATCGAGGCGCTCGCTCCCCTGCATGTTGGGGCGAGTGCAGGTGAGGAGAGTGGTAACCTCAATCTCATCTTTCGCGATCAGTTTACCCAGACCGGCATCGTCCCAGGCAGTTCTATTCGGGGCCGTCTGCGCGCTGAGATGCGTCAAGCTGGCGAGCAGGATGAGCAGGAGTGGTATGGTCGAGGCACCGACGCCGGTCGCACCGACGGTATGAGCGAGTCGGCGGTGAAGTTCGAGTACGCCTCGCTCATCTGGCTACCGGTCTTCTGTCCCGGCCAGCCGATTGTCTGGGTGAGTTGCCCACGTCTACTTGCCCGCTACCAGCGCATCGCCGGGATGCAAGGAGAATTACCACGTCCCTACACCGGCTCGAAGGATCTGCAGGGTATCGATGGCAAGGACGTTTTATTCTTCAACCTTGGCTTTCTCACCCTCAAACGCAAAGAGGATTTATCGGCCTGGTTCCCTGAAAGGCGAGCACGTCCGGCGGTTGTCGTCGAGGACTCAGACATGGCGGTGATCCATGACATGGCTCTCTATCGTCAGAGTCGCGTCAAACTCCACGACGAGGTGAAGGTAGTCGATGGCGGTGCTTTCTTCAACGTCGAGGCTCTGCCGGAAGAAACGCTGCTCGTGTTTCCAGTGGCGATTAAACCAACGACAAACGGGAAGACCTGGCAGCCTTTTTCTGATGGTATGAGTGCGGAGATCTACCTGGGTGGGCTGGAGTCGATAGGCTTCGGTCATTGCCGGGTGACTATCTATGGAGTGTGA
- a CDS encoding TIGR04376 family protein, producing the protein MGVWEDFSQFLESRLEEFLDSNPRLKLLVLLENVRQQEEEAQQQLQKLQADINRIQEEIVGVARDMQKWQGRIDQAKAGNRDDLAQAAKARTDELLRRGNELWGQMSVLKEQQQQQAGLLARIAEKRHELETHMAAQQKEESTYSKARPSRFDDDLEKRFQDWELEQELDRLKRRT; encoded by the coding sequence ATGGGCGTCTGGGAAGATTTCAGCCAGTTTCTTGAAAGCCGCCTGGAGGAATTTCTCGATAGCAATCCACGCCTCAAGCTGCTGGTGCTGCTAGAAAACGTCCGCCAGCAAGAAGAAGAAGCCCAGCAGCAGTTGCAGAAGCTGCAGGCCGACATCAACCGCATTCAAGAGGAGATCGTGGGGGTGGCCCGCGACATGCAAAAGTGGCAGGGCCGCATCGATCAGGCAAAGGCAGGCAACAGAGACGATCTGGCCCAGGCGGCAAAGGCGCGGACAGACGAACTTTTGCGCCGGGGCAACGAACTGTGGGGCCAGATGAGCGTCCTCAAAGAACAGCAGCAGCAGCAGGCGGGCCTCCTCGCTCGAATCGCCGAAAAGCGCCACGAGCTAGAAACCCACATGGCCGCCCAGCAAAAAGAAGAATCTACCTACAGCAAGGCGCGCCCCTCCCGCTTCGACGACGATCTGGAGAAGCGCTTTCAAGATTGGGAACTGGAGCAGGAACTGGATCGGCTCAAGCGGCGCACTTAG
- the larC gene encoding nickel pincer cofactor biosynthesis protein LarC, whose product MKLAFFDCPAGIAGDMCLGALVDGGVPAGYLQEHLARLALADEYQLSFEPVLKNGVAATKARVHISEQAGHIHRHLPAIRQLIEEAALPPRAAQWSVNVFVALAEAEAAVHRTTPEAVHFHEVGAVDALIDVVGTCLGLDYLGVEAIYCSALPVGGGLVRAAHGLLPVPVPAVVRLWESRRVPVFSNRIQQELVTPTGAAIVCALATGFGELPTMAVSRVGLGAGSRDLPIPNVLRLWLGEAVPTLIDAHAHHRTHSHEQSHRHAEHDHPHPPAHEEVIASLETQIDDLSPQISGYLFDRLLAAGALDVFTVPAGMKKSRPGTLMTVLCPPARLGDCEEVLLRETTTLGVRRHFQMRTVLERSFEQVETRFGPVRIKIGSRAGEVLNVQPEFEDCRQLAERTGEPLKHIQQAALLAWYGRASLEAGRQN is encoded by the coding sequence ATGAAACTGGCCTTTTTTGACTGCCCGGCGGGCATCGCAGGCGACATGTGTCTGGGAGCCTTGGTCGATGGCGGCGTACCCGCCGGATACCTGCAGGAACATCTGGCGCGTCTGGCCCTGGCGGACGAATACCAGCTCAGCTTCGAGCCGGTGCTCAAAAATGGCGTCGCCGCCACCAAGGCCCGCGTCCACATAAGCGAGCAGGCAGGCCACATCCACCGCCACCTGCCTGCCATCCGGCAGCTCATCGAGGAGGCCGCCCTGCCACCGCGCGCCGCCCAGTGGAGTGTCAACGTTTTTGTCGCCCTCGCCGAGGCGGAGGCGGCGGTCCACCGCACCACCCCCGAGGCGGTGCATTTTCATGAAGTGGGGGCGGTGGACGCGCTGATCGACGTGGTGGGCACCTGTCTCGGGCTCGACTACCTGGGGGTCGAAGCGATCTACTGCTCGGCCTTGCCGGTGGGCGGCGGTCTGGTGCGGGCAGCCCACGGCCTGCTGCCCGTCCCCGTACCGGCGGTGGTGAGACTCTGGGAGTCGCGCCGGGTGCCCGTCTTCAGCAACCGCATCCAGCAAGAACTGGTCACGCCTACGGGAGCTGCGATCGTCTGTGCCCTCGCGACAGGCTTCGGTGAGCTACCGACGATGGCCGTGAGCCGCGTCGGCCTCGGAGCCGGCAGTCGAGATCTGCCCATCCCGAATGTCCTCAGGTTGTGGCTGGGAGAAGCGGTACCGACGCTCATCGACGCCCACGCGCACCACCGGACCCACAGCCACGAGCAGTCACACCGACACGCCGAGCATGACCATCCACACCCGCCGGCGCACGAGGAAGTGATCGCCTCCCTTGAAACCCAGATCGATGATCTCAGTCCCCAGATAAGCGGCTACCTCTTCGATCGCCTGCTAGCGGCAGGTGCGCTGGATGTCTTCACAGTTCCAGCGGGGATGAAAAAGTCACGGCCCGGAACTTTGATGACCGTCCTCTGCCCGCCCGCCCGGCTCGGCGACTGCGAGGAGGTGCTGCTGCGCGAGACGACCACCCTCGGTGTGCGGCGGCACTTTCAGATGCGCACGGTCCTCGAACGTTCTTTTGAGCAGGTCGAGACGCGCTTTGGGCCGGTGCGGATCAAAATCGGCAGCCGGGCGGGCGAGGTACTGAACGTACAGCCGGAGTTCGAGGATTGCCGTCAGTTGGCCGAGCGCACCGGCGAGCCCCTCAAGCACATCCAGCAGGCGGCGCTATTGGCCTGGTATGGCAGGGCGTCCCTGGAGGCCGGTAGACAAAATTGA